One window of the Candidatus Polarisedimenticolia bacterium genome contains the following:
- the tgt gene encoding tRNA guanosine(34) transglycosylase Tgt, whose amino-acid sequence MFFQVTARDPASRARLGRMETRHGSVSTPAFMPVGTLGSVKAVEPRDLRELGFELILGNAYHLFLRPGSDTIRKLGGLHRFMGWDGAILTDSGGFQVFSLASLRRIDETGVEFASHVDGRRFRMTPALCVEIQAALGSDLVMPLDDCPPYPAERDRVEQAVARTTRWARMSLDTPLAAGTRRFGIVQGGVHADLRRRSAEEIGSLGFDGLAIGGVGVGEPPPLARDVVSSVTPMLPSDSPRYVMGIGTPEQIVDLIGEGVDLFDCVLPTRNARNGTLFTSVGRINIKRNEFREDAGPLDPSCACGVCGRYSRAYLRHLYQSGEILAARLNTLHNLAYFASVIARARRAILSGDYDRFRRLDEFTRPRDPSPEDS is encoded by the coding sequence TTGTTCTTCCAGGTCACGGCACGCGACCCAGCCTCCCGGGCGCGCCTCGGGAGGATGGAGACGCGGCACGGCAGCGTCTCGACCCCCGCCTTCATGCCGGTCGGGACCCTGGGCAGCGTGAAGGCGGTGGAGCCGCGCGACCTTCGGGAGCTGGGTTTCGAGCTGATCTTGGGGAACGCCTACCATCTCTTTCTGCGTCCGGGGTCGGACACCATCCGGAAGCTCGGGGGGTTGCATCGATTCATGGGGTGGGACGGCGCCATCCTGACCGACAGCGGCGGGTTCCAGGTCTTCAGCCTGGCGAGTCTGCGGCGCATCGATGAGACGGGGGTCGAGTTCGCAAGCCACGTCGACGGACGCCGCTTTCGGATGACTCCCGCGCTTTGCGTCGAAATCCAGGCGGCGCTCGGCTCCGACCTGGTGATGCCCCTGGACGACTGCCCGCCCTATCCGGCGGAGCGCGACCGGGTCGAGCAGGCCGTGGCGCGGACGACGCGCTGGGCCCGGATGAGCCTCGATACGCCGCTCGCCGCCGGGACACGCCGCTTCGGAATCGTCCAGGGCGGCGTCCACGCCGACCTTCGGAGGCGCAGCGCCGAGGAGATCGGCTCGCTGGGATTCGACGGGCTGGCGATTGGAGGCGTCGGCGTCGGCGAGCCGCCGCCCCTGGCGCGCGACGTGGTCTCCTCCGTGACGCCGATGCTGCCCTCGGATTCTCCGCGCTACGTCATGGGGATTGGGACGCCGGAACAGATCGTCGATCTCATCGGGGAGGGCGTCGATCTCTTCGATTGCGTGCTCCCCACGCGCAACGCCCGCAATGGAACGCTGTTCACGTCGGTCGGAAGAATCAACATCAAGCGCAACGAATTCCGCGAGGATGCGGGCCCGCTCGATCCCAGCTGCGCGTGCGGCGTCTGCGGCCGCTACTCCCGCGCCTATCTGCGGCACCTCTATCAATCGGGCGAGATTCTCGCGGCGCGGCTGAACACCCTTCACAACCTCGCCTATTTCGCCTCCGTCATCGCGCGCGCCCGGCGGGCGATCCTATCCGGCGACTACGATCGCTTCCGCAGGCTCGACGAGTTCACGCGCCCGCGCGACCCGTCGCCGGAGGATTCTTGA
- a CDS encoding acyl-CoA dehydrogenase family protein yields the protein MPFKALDYYDVESLLTEEERLIRDTVRGFVSDQVMPRIEKHYRDGTFPVELIPGLAELGTLGATLEGYECAGLGPVAYGLIMRELERGDSGLRSFVSVQGGLVMFPLHAFGSEAQKERWLPAMARGEKIGCFGLTEPDYGSNPAGMLTRAVKRNDRYVLNGTKAWITNGTLADLAVVWAKLDGEIGAFLVEKGTPGFSARDHEGKFSLRASVTSELALQDCAIPLENRLEGAQGLKAALACLNQARYGIAWGVVGSAMAVFDEALEYAKTRIVFGKPVAGHQLQQRKLVWMATEITKAQLLCLQLGRLKERGRATPQQVSMAKMNNCSMARECARLGREILGASGITDEYQVGRHLCNIESVYTYEGTHDIHTLIVGQDLTELSAFS from the coding sequence ATGCCGTTCAAAGCCCTTGACTACTACGACGTCGAGTCCCTCCTCACCGAGGAGGAGCGCCTGATTCGGGACACGGTCCGGGGGTTCGTGTCCGATCAGGTGATGCCCCGCATCGAGAAGCACTATCGGGATGGGACGTTTCCCGTCGAGCTGATCCCCGGGCTCGCGGAGCTGGGAACGCTCGGGGCCACGCTCGAGGGATATGAATGCGCCGGCCTCGGACCCGTGGCGTACGGCCTGATCATGCGGGAGCTGGAGCGGGGAGATTCTGGGCTCCGGAGCTTCGTGTCGGTGCAGGGCGGCCTGGTCATGTTTCCCTTGCACGCCTTCGGCTCGGAGGCGCAAAAAGAGAGATGGCTTCCCGCCATGGCCCGGGGGGAGAAGATCGGCTGCTTCGGCCTGACCGAGCCGGACTATGGATCGAACCCGGCTGGAATGTTGACCCGCGCCGTGAAGCGGAACGACCGCTACGTGCTGAACGGCACGAAAGCCTGGATCACGAACGGGACCCTGGCCGATCTCGCCGTCGTCTGGGCGAAGCTCGACGGCGAGATCGGCGCCTTCCTCGTGGAGAAAGGGACGCCCGGATTCAGCGCCCGGGACCACGAGGGCAAGTTCTCGCTCAGAGCCTCGGTGACGTCCGAGCTGGCCCTGCAGGATTGTGCCATTCCCCTCGAGAACCGGCTCGAGGGAGCCCAGGGCCTGAAGGCGGCGCTCGCCTGCCTGAATCAGGCCCGGTACGGCATCGCCTGGGGAGTCGTCGGATCCGCCATGGCGGTCTTCGACGAAGCCCTGGAATACGCCAAGACGCGCATCGTCTTCGGCAAACCGGTGGCGGGTCACCAGCTCCAGCAGCGCAAGCTGGTCTGGATGGCCACAGAGATCACCAAGGCGCAGCTTCTCTGTCTTCAGCTGGGCCGGCTGAAGGAGCGCGGTCGCGCCACTCCACAGCAAGTGTCCATGGCCAAAATGAACAACTGCTCGATGGCGCGGGAATGTGCCCGCCTGGGTCGGGAGATTCTGGGTGCCAGCGGCATCACCGACGAGTACCAGGTCGGCCGCCACCTCTGCAACATCGAATCGGTCTATACCTACGAAGGAACCCACGACATCCACACCCTGATCGTGGGCCAGGATCTCACCGAGCTCAGCGCCTTCTCCTAG
- a CDS encoding methyltransferase domain-containing protein, producing the protein MKYSALSFLACVRCGHGLRASASQEMSGEIVEGQLACECGAVYPVRQGIPEFLPETYVKSFSYQWQFRENSPLDNRLAREVNSSFLATIGVAPDRLAGKRVLDAGCGSGAFSLLMAEHGAEAVGLDMSEGVWVAAKRSPELPRPHFVRGNILVPPLADASFDAVFSMGVLHHTSNTREAFLRLTRLVRPGGLIAIWVYSAYGRYGYAASDLLRKITVHLPPHLLYALCHLAVPLDALQSIPVLGIPFRVVRVAGGGPWQSVVLGTYDWYSPRFQFKHTFPEVFGWFEEAGLVEIRVHDWAIAVSGRRPR; encoded by the coding sequence TTGAAGTACAGTGCGTTGTCGTTCCTCGCCTGTGTCCGCTGCGGGCACGGATTGCGAGCCTCCGCCAGCCAGGAAATGTCGGGCGAGATCGTGGAGGGGCAGCTCGCCTGCGAGTGCGGCGCCGTCTATCCGGTGCGACAGGGCATCCCGGAGTTCCTCCCGGAAACCTACGTCAAGAGCTTCTCCTACCAATGGCAGTTCCGCGAGAACTCCCCCCTGGACAACCGCCTGGCTCGCGAGGTCAACAGCTCGTTTCTCGCAACGATCGGGGTTGCTCCGGACCGCCTGGCCGGAAAGCGCGTGCTCGACGCGGGATGCGGCAGCGGCGCCTTCAGCCTCCTGATGGCCGAGCATGGAGCGGAGGCCGTGGGCCTGGACATGAGCGAAGGTGTCTGGGTCGCGGCGAAACGGAGTCCGGAGCTGCCCCGCCCGCACTTCGTGCGAGGCAACATCCTCGTCCCTCCTTTGGCCGACGCTTCGTTCGATGCGGTATTCAGCATGGGGGTCCTGCATCACACGAGCAACACACGGGAGGCTTTTCTTCGTCTGACCCGCTTGGTCCGTCCGGGAGGGCTCATCGCCATCTGGGTCTATTCGGCGTACGGGCGGTATGGCTATGCGGCGTCGGACTTGCTGCGAAAAATCACCGTCCACCTGCCTCCTCATCTTCTTTACGCCTTATGCCATCTGGCGGTCCCTCTCGACGCCCTGCAGAGCATTCCGGTCCTCGGCATTCCTTTTCGCGTCGTCCGAGTCGCGGGCGGCGGACCGTGGCAATCGGTGGTGCTGGGCACCTACGACTGGTACTCACCGCGATTCCAGTTCAAGCACACATTTCCGGAAGTGTTCGGCTGGTTCGAGGAGGCGGGTCTCGTGGAAATTCGCGTTCATGACTGGGCGATCGCCGTCAGTGGACGCCGTCCCCGCTGA
- a CDS encoding UDP-2,3-diacylglucosamine diphosphatase, with product MSWILLLGDAHLRDGDPEVEAFVEFLETLPADVTGLYLLGDLFDLWIGNPSLIGPSHRRVVAALREVRQRGVKIAYVEGNRDYHLRSSYHGDPFDQLVEEALEISFGSRRLLLAHGDCVNRKDVPYRLWRWVSKGPILPALLNLLPARRAVQLAARLERSMARTNARHRASFPEEECRDYALKGRSAGFDTLVLGHFHQELERSYVGREGRVEVFVLPAWRDARRYLKIGAEGTARFESFRRRAAAE from the coding sequence ATGAGCTGGATCCTCCTGCTCGGTGACGCCCATCTGCGGGACGGCGATCCCGAGGTCGAGGCGTTCGTCGAGTTCCTCGAGACCCTCCCCGCAGACGTCACGGGCCTCTACCTGCTCGGCGATCTGTTCGACCTGTGGATCGGGAACCCTTCGTTGATCGGACCGAGCCACCGGCGCGTCGTGGCGGCGCTCCGCGAGGTGCGCCAGCGGGGGGTGAAGATCGCCTACGTCGAGGGGAACCGCGATTACCACCTGCGCTCCTCGTATCACGGCGATCCGTTCGACCAGCTCGTGGAGGAGGCTCTCGAGATCTCTTTCGGGAGCCGCCGCCTGCTTCTCGCCCATGGTGATTGCGTCAACCGGAAGGACGTTCCGTACCGGCTCTGGCGCTGGGTGTCGAAAGGGCCGATTCTGCCCGCTTTGCTGAACCTTCTTCCGGCGCGCCGGGCCGTGCAGCTGGCCGCGCGACTGGAGCGGTCGATGGCCCGCACCAACGCCCGGCACCGGGCGAGCTTCCCCGAGGAGGAATGCCGGGACTACGCCCTGAAGGGAAGGAGCGCCGGATTCGACACTCTGGTCCTCGGGCACTTCCACCAGGAGCTCGAGCGCAGCTACGTGGGGCGCGAGGGCCGGGTGGAGGTGTTCGTGCTTCCCGCGTGGCGCGACGCGAGGAGGTACTTGAAGATTGGAGCCGAAGGGACGGCCCGCTTCGAATCGTTCCGGCGCCGCGCCGCCGCGGAGTGA
- a CDS encoding glycosyltransferase family 39 protein: MTRSDNTSAGRLLRAFYVAALVLCILLRALYVVMSDASSLYTQWSTARDAEVYDRFGWNLAVHGTLGVGNQPSGFAMPAYPLFLAAIYRVAGHLPGAARWIQILLGVVTIVALGQFARILGGPRARALAVAIGAVYPFFIYFTGEILTETLFLAAFSGMILTAARLGERGRLLDGVFHGLCLALAFLTRPVGLFLEPAALILARPWSPVNRRSRLAGLGIGFLLFGLAWGGWIARNRSALGETVLLDTHSGMALYLGHLESIGVSQEEIGHRLWYGHRDIARGTLPGGPAGELEANRRAGELARQSIRADPGRFLRSVARNIARIWLHLDFSEVGSPTGTVGLATFVGWASYAPVLFLAGAGLVRLRRLRSHAFTAILALFATSSLIHGIFIGGQRYRVGTVDPLLIVLAAVALDEWLGRFPRIRRLTGAENPS, encoded by the coding sequence TACACCCAGTGGTCCACGGCCAGAGATGCGGAGGTCTACGATCGATTCGGCTGGAATCTCGCCGTTCACGGAACTCTCGGAGTCGGAAATCAGCCCAGTGGATTCGCCATGCCCGCCTACCCTCTTTTTCTGGCGGCGATCTACCGCGTCGCGGGCCACCTTCCCGGAGCGGCGCGCTGGATTCAGATCCTTCTCGGCGTCGTCACGATCGTCGCGCTGGGCCAGTTCGCCCGGATCCTGGGAGGCCCTCGCGCCAGGGCGCTCGCCGTGGCCATCGGCGCGGTCTATCCGTTCTTCATCTATTTCACCGGGGAAATCCTGACCGAGACCCTCTTCCTGGCCGCGTTCTCCGGAATGATTCTGACCGCCGCACGTCTGGGGGAGCGCGGACGCCTCCTCGACGGCGTCTTTCACGGATTGTGCCTTGCCCTGGCCTTCCTGACTCGCCCGGTCGGCCTTTTCCTGGAGCCGGCGGCACTCATCCTGGCCCGGCCGTGGAGCCCGGTGAACCGCCGATCCCGACTCGCCGGATTGGGGATCGGCTTCCTGCTCTTCGGCCTGGCCTGGGGGGGCTGGATTGCGCGCAACCGATCGGCGCTCGGCGAGACGGTTCTGCTCGATACGCACTCCGGCATGGCGCTATATCTGGGCCACCTCGAGTCGATCGGGGTGAGCCAGGAGGAAATCGGGCACCGACTCTGGTATGGGCACAGGGACATTGCTCGGGGCACTCTGCCGGGAGGCCCTGCCGGCGAGCTCGAGGCGAACCGGCGGGCCGGTGAGCTCGCGCGGCAGAGCATTCGCGCCGATCCCGGTCGGTTCCTGCGCAGCGTCGCCCGCAACATCGCGAGGATTTGGCTGCACCTCGACTTTTCCGAGGTGGGCTCTCCGACCGGCACGGTGGGGCTCGCGACCTTCGTGGGATGGGCCTCCTATGCGCCGGTCCTATTTCTGGCCGGCGCCGGCCTGGTTCGGCTGAGGCGCCTCCGGAGCCACGCTTTCACGGCGATCTTGGCGCTCTTCGCCACCAGCTCGCTGATACACGGAATCTTCATCGGCGGCCAGCGTTACCGGGTGGGGACCGTGGATCCCCTCCTGATCGTCCTCGCCGCCGTGGCGCTCGACGAGTGGCTCGGGCGATTTCCGCGAATCCGCCGATTGACTGGCGCGGAGAACCCCTCCTAA
- a CDS encoding SAM-dependent chlorinase/fluorinase, with protein sequence MGNPALTPTPMVTLTTDFGDRDHYVASMKGALLSLNPSLKIIDITHQIAPHQIAEAAFTLGCAVPTFPDGTIHIVVVDPGVGTRRRLLLASTERHYFLAPDNGTLGLVFDAEPALQVVQLTQARYFRQDVSSTFHGRDILAPVAAHLSLGTDMSQFGDPVQDWMPCAFSAPVGPVAGRLGLKVLAVDRFGNVILNLKRRAYREAGGRPAPGALTLEIGGRTIRRLLLTYDEADDGEPFALFNSCDYLEIAARQGSAAAVLGVLAGHPATVVL encoded by the coding sequence TTGGGCAACCCGGCCTTGACCCCCACGCCGATGGTCACCTTGACCACCGATTTTGGAGACCGGGATCATTACGTCGCCTCCATGAAGGGGGCTCTCCTCTCGCTGAACCCTTCGCTGAAAATCATCGATATCACGCACCAGATCGCGCCGCACCAGATCGCCGAGGCGGCGTTCACTTTGGGCTGCGCCGTGCCGACGTTTCCGGACGGAACCATCCATATCGTGGTCGTGGATCCCGGCGTCGGAACCCGGCGCCGCCTCCTTCTCGCGAGCACCGAGCGTCATTACTTCCTGGCCCCCGACAACGGAACGCTCGGGCTGGTTTTCGACGCCGAGCCGGCCCTCCAGGTGGTGCAACTCACCCAGGCCCGCTATTTCCGCCAGGACGTCAGTTCCACCTTCCACGGCCGGGACATTCTCGCCCCGGTGGCCGCTCACCTTTCCCTCGGCACCGACATGAGCCAGTTCGGCGATCCGGTCCAGGATTGGATGCCTTGCGCCTTCTCCGCTCCGGTCGGCCCGGTCGCGGGTAGGCTGGGGCTCAAGGTTCTGGCCGTGGACCGGTTCGGAAACGTGATTCTCAACCTCAAGCGGCGCGCCTACCGGGAGGCGGGGGGAAGACCCGCGCCCGGGGCCCTCACGCTGGAAATCGGCGGGCGGACCATCCGGCGCCTCCTCCTCACCTACGACGAGGCGGACGACGGCGAGCCGTTCGCGCTTTTCAACAGCTGCGACTATCTTGAAATCGCCGCCCGCCAAGGCTCGGCGGCGGCCGTTCTCGGAGTGCTCGCCGGGCATCCCGCCACTGTCGTGCTTTGA
- a CDS encoding holo-ACP synthase has product MILGIGIDLCDVERIRRLLEKDRSRFVRRVFLEAEAAYCEGRRRPAIHYAARFAAKEAFMKAVGTGWRLGWWQVEVVRGPSGRPELALSGRAEEVMERRGLRRAHLSLTHSAESAAAVVVLEGGPP; this is encoded by the coding sequence ATGATCCTGGGAATCGGCATCGATCTGTGCGACGTGGAGCGTATTCGCCGGCTTCTGGAAAAGGATCGCAGCCGCTTCGTGCGCCGGGTGTTCCTCGAGGCGGAAGCGGCGTATTGCGAGGGGCGCCGGCGTCCCGCGATCCACTACGCCGCCCGTTTCGCCGCCAAGGAGGCTTTCATGAAGGCCGTGGGCACCGGATGGCGGCTGGGATGGTGGCAGGTGGAGGTGGTGCGAGGGCCCTCGGGGCGTCCGGAGCTTGCCCTGTCGGGGAGGGCGGAGGAAGTGATGGAACGCCGCGGATTGCGGCGGGCTCACCTCAGCCTCACCCACAGCGCGGAGTCGGCGGCCGCGGTGGTGGTTCTCGAAGGAGGCCCGCCTTGA
- a CDS encoding DUF4388 domain-containing protein: MPSQSGLTGNLRTMPLPDLLQWLGQGRKTGTLVLQRDSAKKRLFVVDGNIVSSGSNDPREFLGQILVSQQLLTEAQLKEAFDLQEKSRVMLGRVVVQKGWIPEEVVVQALKRKTEETLYSLFLWPDGEFAFEQGAVREMDSIPICLKVEEVLLEGLRRYDLAQRIRKAFPSTAVVLSRTETQPPADLLVNLFAKRALELVDGSRSIREISLELHAPEFTVSYFLLSALERGYVRIAEQGPAAPGSPPDRSHADGLRQAKELLRSGAFEEALAILDRMAGPVERTSEVNELTKTAELNLVDRLYRGPLPAKRVPTLARPLESLLGEALTPEEVFLVSRINGSWDLKSIVSISPLREVDALRVLKRLKERGIISLKEP, encoded by the coding sequence TTGCCTTCCCAGTCTGGACTCACCGGAAACCTCCGGACGATGCCGCTTCCCGATCTCCTGCAATGGCTCGGGCAGGGGCGCAAGACCGGGACGCTGGTCCTCCAGCGGGATTCGGCCAAGAAGCGCCTCTTCGTGGTCGACGGAAACATCGTGTCTTCCGGCTCGAACGATCCGCGCGAGTTCCTCGGACAAATCCTGGTGAGTCAGCAGCTCCTCACCGAGGCCCAGCTGAAGGAAGCCTTCGACCTGCAAGAGAAGAGCCGGGTCATGCTGGGCCGCGTGGTGGTGCAGAAAGGATGGATTCCCGAAGAGGTGGTGGTCCAGGCCCTGAAGCGCAAGACGGAGGAGACGCTCTACAGCCTCTTCCTGTGGCCCGATGGCGAATTCGCGTTCGAGCAGGGGGCCGTGCGCGAGATGGACTCGATTCCCATCTGCCTCAAGGTCGAGGAGGTGCTGCTCGAGGGTCTGCGCCGCTACGATCTGGCCCAGCGGATCCGGAAAGCCTTCCCGAGCACCGCCGTCGTCCTGTCCCGCACCGAAACCCAGCCGCCCGCCGACCTCCTCGTGAACCTGTTCGCCAAGCGGGCGCTCGAGCTCGTCGACGGAAGCCGCTCGATCCGGGAGATCAGCCTGGAGCTTCACGCTCCGGAATTCACGGTGAGCTATTTTCTGCTCTCGGCGCTGGAGCGCGGCTACGTGCGCATCGCCGAGCAGGGACCCGCGGCCCCGGGATCGCCGCCCGACCGGTCGCACGCGGACGGGCTCCGCCAGGCGAAGGAGCTGCTGCGCTCGGGGGCCTTCGAAGAGGCGCTGGCGATTTTGGACCGGATGGCGGGTCCGGTGGAGAGGACGTCGGAGGTGAACGAGCTCACCAAGACCGCGGAGCTGAACCTGGTCGATCGCCTGTATCGGGGGCCGCTGCCCGCCAAGCGGGTGCCCACTCTCGCGCGGCCCCTCGAGTCGCTCCTGGGCGAGGCGCTCACTCCGGAAGAGGTCTTCCTGGTGAGCCGAATCAACGGATCATGGGATCTCAAGTCGATCGTGAGCATCTCGCCGCTTCGCGAGGTCGACGCCCTGAGGGTCCTGAAGCGGCTGAAAGAGCGCGGCATCATCTCCTTGAAAGAGCCCTAG
- a CDS encoding cation diffusion facilitator family transporter, translated as MSGHHAGRADRDRVRLRWCVGLTATILVLEAVGGLLAQSLALLSDSGHMMTDLLALLLCLFAMGFASKPATDRKTFGYYRLEILTALFNGTLLAVLSLYLFYEAFRRLMHPRPVQTTLMLWIAVIGLVANLAGIALLSPSRQNLNVRGALLHVLGDAFSSLGVIAGGLVMRFTGWYRADPLISLGIGVVILWGALRLMKEACDILLEAAPSQTVLPDIARAIESVEGVCELHDLHVWCITTGMPALSGHVVVRDRFLADSDRTLNRIKEMLEERFGICHTTIQMESERYEEIGEVHPPQARSI; from the coding sequence TTGAGCGGCCATCACGCCGGCCGGGCCGATCGGGACCGAGTCCGCCTGCGCTGGTGCGTGGGCCTGACGGCGACCATCCTGGTCCTGGAAGCCGTGGGCGGCCTGCTGGCGCAGAGCCTGGCGCTGCTATCCGATTCGGGCCACATGATGACCGATCTCCTGGCCCTCCTGCTGTGCCTGTTCGCCATGGGCTTCGCGTCGAAGCCGGCGACCGACCGCAAGACCTTCGGCTATTACCGCCTCGAGATCCTGACCGCGCTCTTCAACGGAACGCTCCTCGCCGTGCTGTCGCTCTATCTGTTCTACGAGGCCTTCCGGCGTCTCATGCATCCCCGTCCGGTCCAGACGACTCTCATGCTTTGGATCGCGGTGATCGGGCTGGTCGCGAATCTCGCGGGAATCGCCCTGCTCTCGCCGTCCCGCCAGAATCTGAACGTCCGCGGGGCGCTGCTGCACGTCCTGGGCGACGCCTTCTCCTCATTGGGAGTGATCGCCGGCGGCCTCGTGATGCGCTTCACGGGATGGTATCGTGCCGACCCTTTGATCTCCCTCGGGATCGGCGTCGTGATTCTCTGGGGCGCCCTGCGACTGATGAAGGAGGCCTGCGACATTCTGCTCGAGGCGGCGCCGTCGCAGACCGTCCTCCCCGACATCGCGCGGGCGATCGAATCGGTGGAAGGGGTTTGCGAGCTCCACGATCTCCACGTTTGGTGCATCACGACGGGGATGCCGGCGCTCAGCGGCCACGTCGTGGTGAGGGATCGATTCCTGGCCGACAGCGATCGGACGCTGAACCGCATCAAGGAGATGCTGGAGGAGCGTTTCGGAATCTGCCACACCACGATTCAGATGGAGTCGGAGCGGTACGAGGAGATCGGAGAGGTCCATCCTCCCCAGGCGAGATCGATCTGA
- a CDS encoding thiolase family protein has translation MRTPIGRFGGALSSLTAPELGGKAAAEAISRAGVRPEEIGETIFGCARQAGVGPNPGRQVSRLAGVPDSVPAFTVNQACASGMKAVLLAAQAVLLGEADTLLAGGTESMSRVPYLLPGARFGMRMGRQELVDGMFRDGFFCPLCGELMGETAEALARDYGIGRQEQDRFAAESQRRCQEARDQGLFRDEIAPVEVPGPRGIVLVEADEHPRVGITEASLAKLPPVFAPEGSVTAGSSSGITDGAAALIVSSSPGSAADRGPVVRLSAWASAGVDPRRMGIGPVPAVRRLLQRASLSIDQIDVVEINEAFAAQVLACQRELRIDPSRLNPRGGAIALGHPIGCSGARLLVTLSHEMTRRDARYGIASLCVSGGMGVAALLERAASDRRPGDA, from the coding sequence GTGCGCACGCCGATCGGGCGCTTTGGGGGCGCTCTTTCTTCCCTGACCGCGCCCGAGCTTGGTGGAAAAGCGGCGGCGGAAGCGATCTCGCGGGCTGGCGTCCGACCCGAGGAGATCGGAGAGACGATCTTCGGGTGCGCGCGCCAGGCCGGTGTCGGGCCGAATCCCGGCCGACAAGTCTCAAGGCTGGCGGGCGTCCCCGACTCGGTTCCCGCCTTCACCGTGAACCAGGCTTGCGCCTCGGGGATGAAAGCCGTCCTTCTCGCCGCCCAGGCGGTGCTGCTCGGTGAGGCCGACACCCTCCTGGCGGGAGGCACCGAGAGCATGAGCCGGGTCCCCTACCTGCTTCCGGGAGCTCGCTTCGGCATGCGCATGGGGCGCCAGGAGCTCGTCGACGGCATGTTCCGCGACGGATTTTTTTGTCCGCTGTGCGGCGAGCTGATGGGCGAAACCGCGGAGGCCCTCGCCCGGGATTATGGCATCGGCCGGCAGGAGCAGGATCGCTTTGCCGCCGAAAGCCAGCGACGCTGCCAGGAGGCGCGCGACCAGGGATTGTTCCGCGACGAGATCGCCCCGGTGGAAGTTCCGGGACCACGAGGCATCGTCCTCGTCGAAGCCGACGAGCATCCGCGGGTCGGAATCACCGAAGCTTCTCTCGCGAAGCTCCCGCCTGTTTTTGCTCCCGAAGGCAGCGTGACCGCGGGCTCCTCGTCGGGGATCACCGACGGCGCCGCGGCGCTGATCGTGTCCTCCTCGCCCGGAAGCGCGGCAGATCGAGGGCCGGTCGTGCGATTGTCAGCCTGGGCGAGCGCCGGCGTGGATCCGCGGCGGATGGGAATCGGACCCGTCCCGGCGGTGCGGCGGCTCTTGCAGCGCGCTTCGCTCTCCATCGACCAAATCGACGTGGTGGAAATCAACGAGGCCTTCGCCGCCCAGGTCCTCGCCTGCCAGCGCGAGCTCCGGATCGATCCGTCGCGCCTGAATCCGCGTGGCGGCGCCATTGCCCTGGGGCATCCCATCGGGTGCAGCGGCGCGCGACTCCTCGTGACCCTGTCCCACGAAATGACCCGACGGGACGCCCGCTATGGCATCGCCTCTCTCTGCGTGAGCGGAGGCATGGGAGTGGCGGCGCTTCTCGAGCGCGCCGCCTCAGACCGGCGTCCCGGAGACGCGTGA